The genomic window TTTATAAAAtcgtacttaaaaaaaaaaaaaatgcataaattctaaaataataactaattaataatagtaacgataaaaaatattttacagatcGGTCAAGTGTTTTAcggttttttcttttcttccgAAGTGGCTTATTTTGGTTACTTATATGCCATGACCGACGATAAACGTTACTATCAAAGGATCACAGGGCAAGCTAGAGCGGCATGTCTGTCGGGCAAGTTCTTATCGTCCTTATTCGCCCAAACGGTCAGTCTCGTCAACGGTTCAGTTCCTTACGTTGAATTGGTGTACGTCAGCGTATTCGGTAAAAATCTTattcgttattataaatattataatcttttaattagaatgtatatgacatatttgttaataaaataatttaattttcaagggATGTTTTTCTCTGCTGTGTGGGCCTTTTTAATGCCTGACGTTACTAATAGTGTGTATTTTCACAACGAAAGATCTGAATCAATCGAACAGCCTACACCGCCAGTTACAAATACTACGTCTTCTTCTGGCGCATCAAAAACCATTGAGAATATTGAATCTCAACCATCAAATACAAAAGTAGCAAaagtaacttaaaatttataacgaaACTTTTTCTAACTCGATACAAGTACCTATAGTTGTTATTGTTGGTAGGGATCCTCTCGCCGAATTTTTCGGATACCATAGTCataccaattttaattatattataaataggtacttatattgtctgtctaatgattatattttataaattaagtaatacaGCATACCTACTTACTTATCAATGTAGCATATGTTAACTATAGTGGTAacctatataagtacctagttcgtttttaatttacattgtaaaattaattttcagatTACCAACaaggaaattaataaaaacaaaagtctgggtcaagtattattatacttaaagaaGGATTTCATACGGTCGTATTCAGATCCTTACGTTATAAAACTTTGTTTATGGTGGGCTTTCGCTTTCGGAGCATATGTACAGGTATAGATGCAGTGAAATATTGAAGTAATATGTTGTGTGACAAGGGCGATAATAGTTAGTTGCCTATATCAGTTGTGGCCAAGACTAGAATTGCCAACGTAGGTACTCGAAGAGTAGGTCCctcgaatttatttaaaaattttgaaaattatgccCCGAGTTATGGGCAAGAATTTCCTAgtctacttttaaaatttaccacCGTGAAAgtaaaacatcaaaaatattattttgtaacgcctaattcattaattacttTGAACAAGGCAATTTtagttttggtttttttttacgaattctaatgttctataattattaattatttatacgcgcggtttcaatatttataggtattgtattCATACATGTTTATTGTTTGGCTAGCAAttgaatttcataataatatgatataatataataatctcttataaatctaatatattaagtatggaTATGgtgtcatataaatatttttttttaattccatcCTCTTTGAACACCCCTCTGGACCCatctacaattaaaaaaaattcctgcCGCCGCccttcacataatataatattaattttttatatattggtaAATTGTCACtcaatatatactttaatttcaGGTTTACACTtacattaatgttttatacacatatgtaTTAGACTTAAACGAGGATTCACATTTTACTTTGTACAACGGAGCGGCAGAATcactaaatactttaataggtacctattaaagtagtaataataaatatattaataatattataattttacctataatacaaaaacgtAATGCGGCGTCACATTgacgtacctatacctactactTTCCGCCACTATGACGagtaatatatagaaaatgtCCATACTCTGTTCCGTATTTGAGTATATTTCCATTTCGATGGATTTTGTAGAGTTATAAGTGGGATGGACAAAATTATTTCgtatcgaataaaaaaaaatttaatttaattatgaccGATGTGTggtttttttatcgataattttttttcaaagtaatttaatttataaaaaaaaaaattaaatacatattttattgattatgagAATAATTTACGGACTATACGATCACACCTGATTACTGCAAGTtctcatttttcaattttacaattagtaattataaactttacaCGGATGTTAACATTgagctaaaatatatattatgtattgtaaaccAAGTTTTCATATCATTATGTCCCCTGTCGTAAAGGAAATAGAGAATGTCGGTAGTGTAATACGGTCGtcaaacaaaatgttaaatgtgtattgtctatatataataataataataatgataataatataaatttgattttgatattttgtaacgtattatatttttaggggCCATTGCTGCGTATTCGATTGGAAAACTTGAACTAAATTGGTTTAAAGTCGGAGACTTGTTTTTAGGAATCGGTTCAATACTCGCTGGAATCGTACTTCTAGGTTGTTTTTACACGAGAACTATGTGGTTCATTTACGCTTTCTACATCATTTACGGATGTCTTTACCAGACAATGTTGACGGTCGCCgagtaattatcaatatttgaatacttatGTTTATAAGACAAAAATCGTacgttttgtttaaattgccGCCGTTTGGCGTGTTGTACGCATATTCTAGATCCGAGGTCGCAAAACGATTGAGCAGAGATAGTTACGGACTCGTATTCGGATTTAACTCGTTTATAGCTCTGTTCCTACACACGCTAATGACTTATGGCATCGTCCAAGGGCACATTATCTCGGTTTCGACGATAcaacaagtaaataaataaatcaataaaataataaacggtATCAGAGGATTTACGAGATATCGTGAACTTTTTTACACGTGCTAATCGTGTTACATcacatgcatatttttattgcagaCCGATTGTGCACAATTAacgattaaaaacaaaagtgttttaaatgataaaatcgataaaatacCATGGTGACATTTTACGTTaatggtatattaattaagtcaGGTTAAAGGTACCTGACCCGTcggtatttttgaatattttctgtACCACCGTACTGCGTGTGATTTTCCGAGCACCAACTAAAGCACTAgtctgttatataattataagcttGTAACACTATTTACCGTGTAAAAGTTCAATGAATCATTAATCTGTACCTATAGATGTAATATCACAAAaaggattaaaatatattttccatgtaacgatatgatattaaaacttCAACGTTAGAATTATCATACATCATTATCAAGCGCTTTTTATAGATGTACCGAccttgaagttgaaaaattttttaaattaaacgttaTTTCAAAtccattttcatattttcacaGTTCTTGATTTATGCTGTTTACTACATGGCTATTGGAGCAGTATTCCTAATTTTctcaatcaaaaattatttctcatCGACTACAACTGCCGCCAATCTTATAGAATGtaagcaataaattatttattttattactcataTATCTAcaactcattattttttttaaatttattttttttatattttttattacatataattttaaaagaatataaatgcGTGAATTGTGAAcactctaataaataattcgattggtttgtgtttattttgtcCTTATAGGTATACCAGTTTCgtgctattataatacactacctatataaatattaaataactacaatGTTATAATCTATCGatttatagacataatatagatagtgCTGAAAATGAAagtattctaaaatttaaatttaaattaaaagtgagTGACATAGGTACTCTCTCGATAATTCAGATTCGTTAACATTGTGAGTCTAACCATAGGAGTGAATTTGGGgatttttaaccatttttacACTAACTCCTATGAATCTGAGACTAATCtcttatctatataattcatGTAAACACCTATAAGTCATATTAATGGGGATGAATTTACACCGTGTGAACAAGGTAGGCTATCTGCAATTCTTGCGGTTCTGTACTTTTGCAGGTAGAATGTTATCTtgtctattttaatatcaaaaacaaaaaaaaaacccgcttaaaattaaatatcgtaaattggaataggtatataatgtaaaatattattacctagatATTATGATCTCTGtccattaaatacttttttatacaacatagTGTAGAAAATGTTAGATGGGGGAAGGGCAACTGCCCTTACTTGACGCTCTTTTGAACGCCATTGCTAATTTAGGTACCacctttttaaaatgtatatttggtTTTATGAAAACCTATTCAATCTTCATTGGACGGCCTGACAATAgactaaacttatttttaaatactaagcCATCTGTATACAGTTTGAGCTATTGAATAACtcacatttaattattgatatagattttttttttttatatacatatatagttaattcttttattacttcattatctagtatacttattatttattacctattggacattggttttcaataaaatatataaacacattgtacaatatgtaaaatagATATAGCTGTCAGTCCACTTCGGAatgatttactataaataaacatagtaAATAGTACGAACGATAAGCTCATAACTATTTAGAGGCTTATGTTATATTCGTAGGTAGGTTGTTGGTACTCACTACCCACATTGATTTGCATTAATACAGGTGTCCGAATTATTAaactaggtaattattattcaaatcataatttctaattaatatcattataggtatcttctgtatacatataagtgGACATACCTAgacttatacatatacaatacatacatacaattacatacatatacttTGAATGTATGATGAGTTTGTATAACAATTtgaaatgcaattattaaaaaggtgAGCAAGTGGACACCACTCTCCTTTATAGTTGGTATCGAATAGATCACTAAAATGGAcgtgttgaatttaaatttaatgatatgcCTATATCATTGTATTCAACACCATTTTTGAGCAGAGacagtttgtatttatataaatttaattcatattttatatactttacatgatttgtaaatacatattggtatttatttaacaatattaacatgCTTAGTGCTTATTAGTGTttgtatggtataatattgcatactgtactcgtatttatttagttttcaacTGTGTGTAATTTAGTCATTCTGTTAAATATTGACAGAtggattttctataaattaggAGTGAGTACAACCTAGtatctattatagtattatacatctatGTTTAAAGCTatgaatgcatattatttgcgttaatttttttttttttttttgaaatattatttaacataatacattaaaaacacaatgaaacaaaatgtataggaAGAACCCCAAATtaacaagtttaaatttttaaaaagaaatctcaattactttttacaaaagccataatatgttattaagtatttagatatacttataatcaaattattctaCTTTGTTAACATTGTATAGATGCACAACAATTACAGcacaattgtttataataatattatcatttaattaatccTGTTAAAAACAaccacacaatattttatcatccaTGTTTTCTAGATCTATGTAGGACTTGATATAAGTTAGGTTATAGGCCATAGAGTAATTACTCTATGTTATAGGCTTAGTGTCAACTAGTTTGATTTAAGGTTATTATctttgtataaactataactactataaaaattagccAAAATGTtgcaagtaattatttttggcAACAATCGACGAGAGTACGAGActgtaaatgtaaaatgtaataattaaaaaaatagataaatcaaaaatacaataagaggaattaattttaactagaaaattgaattaaatggaCTTAaggaattacaatatttttatattaaaattgattcaatgataacttttaaagtcaataaataaataattatagacaacgcttattttaccaataaattttttttttaatattaaaaaatcaataatgtatatagtattaattcagcattttattttaaagtaatttgagagtaatttattaaacaatattttgcataatgcaattttatgatcaaatattatagaagtgtattgacgaaaaaaatgtatcaaattaaattgtattattatattcgtttaaaatataatactaatgcaaaaacaaaatatttaatagaatatagatgTACACTCGAAGAGAACAATCAACGTCATTACACTAGTTGAAAAAATCactacttgaaaaaaaataataacaaaatagtaaaatacttaaaatatataaagggaaaataacttttatctcacatgttaatatatatactaaaacttaagcttaataattactaatgtgtacatcttgtttatttttgtttgtattaaagattttgattatcacaaatattatttaacaaatgattttttgagtgattatgacaataaataagaaaagtaaaataagtactcagtttagtttaaattgaattacaattatgtaatattaaaattaaaattataagtcaaaatacatattatacccaATAAGATGAGATtgaattaggtacattattcatatttgcTCATATTTCCAATTACTCTACTCACTGTCTTTTCTACTACTGCAGCTACTAAACTTGGATCAAACTGGCCACCTACATCTTTAGATTGAGATACAGATGATGAATCggaataatcattttttctcCATACTTGCCCAGAGTTGTAAGACCTGCCACTATCGTATGGTTTTCTATCATATCGACTATTTCTATAGCGGTCTGAATAACTACCACGATCATAATCATCCCAACCACCATTATCATAGTAGTGATCGCGACTATTGTAAGAATCTCGACTTCCTCTCATACGACCTCCATAGGGGTTTCCACCACCTCCgccgccaccaccaccaccaccaccaccaccaccactacGTCCACCGCGTGATCTTTGGTCTTTATCTTTAGGCATAGCAACAGATACACTAAGACGGACATCTTTGATGGTATGATCTTGGTCAAGAGCAGTGAGTGCAGCATCAGGTTTGGTAAATGATACAAAGGCAATGCCTTTAAATGGACGTGGAACAAAGACTTCAACGATATcaccaaattttttaaaatagtcttCTAGATCTTCTTGAGTTATGTTTTCAGTTAGTTGGCCCACAAATATTTTCTTCGGTGCttcatttataaatgcatcctaaaatcaatttgattatgttaacaaattataaaaatataaaatataaataattgtactttcataacaaaaaacacatttatgaTCATGAATACATGAAATACCCtctagatattaaaaaaataattataaggtaaatcataaaatactattaaagttaaaaaatatttatctaaaattaaaatacaatttataaaagtaggtacatcatacattttaatttcagtaaTAAGAAAagttgttattgtttaatcaATAATCTTGATATGATAACAtggaatgttatttattattaattgtttgtattaccacctttaaacaatttaacagAAATTCAATCATAGAAATTTAGtatattctaattaaattaaatttgatcaatgctcatactattttattcaatttttgtttgaatgtaATTGCTTTTGGtttatttgtaaacaaaattGTCTATTtgaaacaacaatttaaaaagtaaaaagctAAAATGTGCatatcataaatttacatttttataaataatgaaacgcttgaaatatacctacttagaaatttaaatactaaaaatgaataactttaaatttgataatactcattctaatacaaaaataacaaagtaaaaaagaaaatttaatatgttatgcaTTAGTAACACAGAGAGAATAAATACGGGTATATTAACTGTTTAGTaggaaagaaaaaataaactgatataattacatacacaatgtgtattgtatatgtgtattatacgaatatatgtatattaaatgataattatattataattgattaaataaattgatatgcatggataatttttttgattatgaaTAAACTACATGTttctttaactattaaattgtataatgaagTTTAGTAGTCgacacattaaatataatatcaacaattttgtagtcaaatatttatgattcataaattctttacattttatctttgattatataatattgaatagttaacttatttaacaagaaataattaaataatttcaatgtatttagtgtactaaaattaaaatatttattcattattttttaagacattaagtaaaataaagtagTTCATAATTTATCGGAAATTGAGATTTTATTGTAAGCCGAATTGCAAAcacttaactttaaaaatatagtctcCATCCctttaaaaaaccaaaataatagaaaattaaaattaaaatcacaagaaaaattatttataatattgttaagtagtgaaaatgtaataaatattatattataatttattaatagggATATTATATGGATGTGATTACAACATGTGATGTCTCATTCTTACAAATACGTAACATAACAGTACATTTGCATGAAATCGtagatgtatattaaatattcatttattttaaattactataatattattacataaattatcaacttgtgaaaaaagttttctagacaagaaatttatatttaaaaataaaattatttaaataaatatgatgaaaaaaaattgatatttgtcTCTTCACCATACCTATTAAGTTATaagaatgttaattttaaattcataaaaaaatgtttatattataaataattagattaaaaatgtacaacaactaagagtattattaaaatgtattagtaaCTACCTATTTAGACCTATGCTATGATTGCTATGTTAaggttacataaatattaaaattaaaaataagtaggtatatattaagtcAAAAAATAGAacacaaaagttaataaattgaGTGTATAtgatgtgtaaataataaaggaATTTTTAACACACTATTTTAACCAATCTATGCTCAGGCatttcacaaatattatatgaaatgagAAAACTGAATTcaagttataaaatgtttaaaattgccaatagcaaatattttagcaatacattataggtaccttaatgttaggtatttttatcTCACATCGCCTTCCATTTATCACGTGAGAATCTAACATTGATCGCACTTGAGATTCTTGTTCTTTAAATCGTATGAATCCAAAACCTCTGGATCTACCGTCAGTTGtctttttaatctaaattaaataatgtaattaaaataacataatttgttatagAACATAATTGATAATCCGGAAGATTTAATTCAaacactaaaaatgtattttcacaAACCAAATATAAAGAACTAACTTTATATCACATTCATACATTTCCTAATTTACAAACCCttttttctttgttatttttatttaactaacttGTGCCATGCGCAGTTCACCGTATTTACTAAAGTAACTTTCTAAGTCCTCATCAGTCGTTTTCCATGGTAAACCGAGCACAAGTAAATCACGATTCTTCCAAGCCGTTGATGTTGCCTCAGACTTGGGTTCCTTGGATGCTCGCTCAACATCACTTTCAAATTCTTCGTTCAATTTCCTTTTCTGTCCATTATCTGAACACACATATCATTATCATTCCTcaacattataaaatggttACATATAATTTCACATTGATTCCTTAAATACATCacttatttaagaaataattatataaataatttaaatagataatactttaaaaattaaccacCATCAATAgttgttaagtatatatacatttagatAAGTATTTGGACTTATCCACCAAGGTTTTCATTCTTACATAGGAGCTAAATAGGtgcttagattttattttaactcaaaataaaaataaaaaattctatgaATCTAATCAGTATAAGTTTATGAACATGTAAATAAGAATGAATGACTAGTTCCAACACTTGTTGAGTTTTCATCACATAACTACACCTTAATGTGGAATGAACCAGTAACAGaaactattttaactataaaaataggtatgttaCAGTCCGTTTGAAAGATAATTCCGATTGACTGAAACCTTTTTCAATATTCTCATACACAGGTATTgtctcaaattaaattaatcaattatacaaatatgctATGTAATgtagatacaattttaaaaatgtagttaacTTACCCTTGTTAAAAGAACAAAAGTATACAATGTCGCCCCACCCATCATCAGTAGGTGGATGTAGTTTATCATCGGCAAGCCGAAGAGCTCGAGTTCGGCCGTTATCCGGAGCTACATACTTCAAGCCGCAAGCATCCGGATATTGTGCATGAAGTGTAGACAGCAAGAGGGTGCCATCTTTTTCCAAAGGCAAGTCTACCACCTCTTGATCACTGTCATTCGTTTCAGATACTTGAACGAACGACATGGCTTCaagttaacaaaaatttaacttatgtgACTTATGAAAGGTAGTTTACAGTCCAATAGCCACAGGAAGGATCGAGTAGTGTAAGGACGTTAGACTTAGACaacgtataaattaaaaaaaaattaaaacaaatgaacACAGAATAAGTAAAATCTAGAGTGCTGGAAAGTGCCACAGCCCAAAGTGGTctctgaattaaaaaatacttataaacagTAATGAACGATTGTGCTATAATGAACTGGCGTACATACGCACAGTCTTGACAAAAAGACTACGAACAGTACGAACTACAAATTATAGTACTAAGTACAAACGCACAAACGCACAGtgcacaatataaaata from Aphis gossypii isolate Hap1 chromosome 1, ASM2018417v2, whole genome shotgun sequence includes these protein-coding regions:
- the LOC114122188 gene encoding thiamine transporter 2-like, with translation MKKWKKISLFVCVFAFVRELRPIEPFYAAYMTSPAINITLTQTSRDVYAVGAYSCFGLIIIVFLITDYLKYKPVLIMDGICGIITYCNIVGHPSLLRLQIGQVFYGFFFSSEVAYFGYLYAMTDDKRYYQRITGQARAACLSGKFLSSLFAQTVSLVNGSVPYVELVYVSVFGMFFSAVWAFLMPDVTNSVYFHNERSESIEQPTPPVTNTTSSSGASKTIENIESQPSNTKVAKITNKEINKNKSLGQVLLYLKKDFIRSYSDPYVIKLCLWWAFAFGAYVQVYTYINVLYTYVLDLNEDSHFTLYNGAAESLNTLIGAIAAYSIGKLELNWFKVGDLFLGIGSILAGIVLLGCFYTRTMWFIYAFYIIYGCLYQTMLTVAESEVAKRLSRDSYGLVFGFNSFIALFLHTLMTYGIVQGHIISVSTIQQFLIYAVYYMAIGAVFLIFSIKNYFSSTTTAANLIECKQ
- the LOC114122181 gene encoding TAR DNA-binding protein 43-like encodes the protein MSFVQVSETNDSDQEVVDLPLEKDGTLLLSTLHAQYPDACGLKYVAPDNGRTRALRLADDKLHPPTDDGWGDIVYFCSFNKDNGQKRKLNEEFESDVERASKEPKSEATSTAWKNRDLLVLGLPWKTTDEDLESYFSKYGELRMAQIKKTTDGRSRGFGFIRFKEQESQVRSMLDSHVINGRRCEIKIPNIKDAFINEAPKKIFVGQLTENITQEDLEDYFKKFGDIVEVFVPRPFKGIAFVSFTKPDAALTALDQDHTIKDVRLSVSVAMPKDKDQRSRGGRSGGGGGGGGGGGGGGGNPYGGRMRGSRDSYNSRDHYYDNGGWDDYDRGSYSDRYRNSRYDRKPYDSGRSYNSGQVWRKNDYSDSSSVSQSKDVGGQFDPSLVAAVVEKTVSRVIGNMSKYE